The following coding sequences lie in one Haematobia irritans isolate KBUSLIRL chromosome 3, ASM5000362v1, whole genome shotgun sequence genomic window:
- the LOC142231787 gene encoding mitochondrial import inner membrane translocase subunit Tim13-like, producing MAGLSNLSGADKGELMEQVKQQIAVANAQELLTKMTEKCFNKCINKPGTSLDSSEQKCISMCMDRFMDSWNLVSRTYGNRLQREQHKM from the exons atggcTGGTCTATCAAATTTATCTGGTGCCGATAAGGGTGAACTAATGGAACAAGTTAAACAACAGATTGCCGTAGCAAATGCTCAAGAATTATTGACG AAAATGACAGAGAAATGCTTTAACAAGTGCATCAACAAGCCCGGCACCTCGTTAGATTCTTCCGAACAG AAATGCATATCCATGTGTATGGATCGTTTTATGGACTCTTGGAACTTAGTCTCTCGCACATACGGTAATCGCCTACAACGTGAGCAACACAAAATGTAG